A region from the Arachis ipaensis cultivar K30076 chromosome B01, Araip1.1, whole genome shotgun sequence genome encodes:
- the LOC107628828 gene encoding sugar transporter ERD6-like 16 isoform X1, with product MAVFHVCSLVTIGAMLGDVTSGQITDFFGRKRAMRMSTAFCITGWLALFFSKDPYSLDFGRFFTGYGIGVISYVQNGTGSYIYS from the exons ATGGCAGTTTTCCATGTTTGTTCTTTAGTAACCATTGGTGCAATGCTCGGGGATGTAACGAGTGGCCAGATTACCGATTTCTTTGGCCGGAAAAGG GCAATGAGAATGTCAACAGCATTTTGCATAACAGGATGGTTAGCCCTCTTCTTCTCAAAG GATCCTTACTCACTCGACTTTGGAAGATTTTTCACAGGATATGGAATTGGAGTTATCTCATATGTG CAAAATGGAACAGGTTCCTATATATATAGCTGA
- the LOC107628828 gene encoding sugar transporter ERD6-like 16 isoform X2: MAVFHVCSLVTIGAMLGDVTSGQITDFFGRKRAMRMSTAFCITGWLALFFSKILTHSTLEDFSQDMELELSHMWFLYI, from the exons ATGGCAGTTTTCCATGTTTGTTCTTTAGTAACCATTGGTGCAATGCTCGGGGATGTAACGAGTGGCCAGATTACCGATTTCTTTGGCCGGAAAAGG GCAATGAGAATGTCAACAGCATTTTGCATAACAGGATGGTTAGCCCTCTTCTTCTCAAAG ATCCTTACTCACTCGACTTTGGAAGATTTTTCACAGGATATGGAATTGGAGTTATCTCATATGTG GTTCCTATATATATAG
- the LOC107605531 gene encoding probable NOT transcription complex subunit VIP2, whose protein sequence is MDMHQKEQLYDNAAPMMQSQYFSMGRSAGFSLRGIYSSHRTQQPQQHAPSVSSDGVSFSSINNQDLFHLHGSDIFPSTHSTYHSQASGPPGIGLRPLNSSNTVSSMGQYDQILQQYQQHQKESQFRLQMSAVNQLFQDQGMKAMQTAQSTPYPFGLLGLLSVIRMSDPDLTSLALGIDLTTLGLNLNSSENLHKTFGSPW, encoded by the exons ATGGATATGCACCAGAAAGAACAGCTTTATGACAACGCTGCTCCAATGATGCAATCTCAATATTTCTCG ATGGGGAGGTCTGCTGGTTTTAGCTTGAGGGGAATATATTCATCACATCGTACACAACAGCCACAACAACATGCTCCTTCAGTGAGTAGTGATGGTGTCTCATTTTCATCCATAAACAACCAGGATCTTTTCCATCTACATGGATCAGATATTTTTCCATCTACGCATTCAACTTATCATTCGCAG GCAAGTGGACCTCCTGGGATTGGATTAAGGCCATTAAATTCTTCAAATACAGTCTCTAGTATGGGTCAGTATGACCAGATCCTCCAGCAGTATCAACAGCACCAGAAGGAGTCGCAGTTCCGCCTTCAAATGTCAGCCGTAAATCAGTTGTTTCAGGATCAGGGCATGAAAGCTATGCAAACTGCACAATCCACACCATATCCATTTGGTTTGCTTGGCTTGTTAAGTGTGATAAGGATGAGTGATCCAGACTTGACATCTCTTGCACTTGGAATTGATCTTACTACACTTGGATTAAATTTGAATTCATCTGAAAATCTACACAAGACGTTTGGGTCTCCATGGTGA